The Prevotella herbatica genome contains the following window.
TCTAGAAATTGGTTCAGATGGCAGACTTGAGAACTTCTGCATAAGCAAATGACGCATTTCTATCATGTTACGAATACAGGCTTCTAAATATTTCATTGAGAAAGGCTTTTCAATATATGCATCTGCACCACAATCCATACTTTCTGCTTTGGAATCGTTATCCGTCTTGGCTGTAAGCATGATAAAAGGAATATGACTTATTGTATAATCTTTACGTATTCTGCGGCACAATTCAGCACCATCCATTTCTGGCATCATCCAGTCACTGACAATCAATGAAACTGTCTTCTTATGTAATATTTCTAAAGCCTCAACTCCATTCTGTGCTGTAAACAATGTATATGACTTGGCAAAATTAGATGATATGAATGTCAGCATATCAGGATCATCATCAACGATGAGCATCGTTGGAACAGACTCGCTTATATTTGACTGCGTATTATTGTCTAATTCATCACTTTGATAACTATCTGCATTCGTGTTTTCTTGTGAGATGCTTTCACTAGCTACTGCTTGTTTATCAGTCTTTTCATTTATCGCATCCGACAAAGTAATGATAAACTTTGCCCCTTTTCCTTTTTCAGATACAACATTCACCGTTCCATGATGCTGTTCTACTATCTGCTTAACAATACTCAATCCAATACCTGTTCCTGGCTTATTGTCGCTAGCCTGAAAGAATGGATTGAAGATGCGTTTCAAGTCAGTCTTACTTATTCCGTCGCCATTATCTTCAACCACAATAGTAAACGTATTGTCGATAGGATTTACACTGCAATCAAGTTTTACAAGTGAACGAGAATATTTAAGAGCGTTTGACATCAAATTGCTTACAACCTTAGTTATTCCCTCACGGTCTATTACAGCTACAAAATCTTTAGGGGGATATGTTGCATAAAAAGAAATGCCCTTTTGATGAAAAGACGGAGCAAACCTCTCTGCGACAGAACTCAACAGTTCGGCTATATTACACGAATCATAATTAACAAGCAGACCTTGTTGCTGAACCTTACTGAAATCCAACAATTGATTTACAAGTTCTAGCAAACGGTGTGCATTACGATCAATAATAGATAATTGCGAACTAAAAGCAGAGTGCTTCTCGCATAATTCATTTTTGATGCTCTCTAGCGGTCCGATAATAAGAGTCACAGGAGTGCGAATCTCATGTGCTATCATCGTAAAGAAGTTAAGCCTTGCCTTACGTGTATCCTCTTCCTGTTTAATATTTAACTTGCGTATTTCCTCCTTATGCTTGTTTTCTGCACCTTTCAGTTTATACTGCATGCTGAAATATATTGCCGCTAATATCAATATAATGTATATAAGCTTTGCGGGCAGAGTCCACCAGAATGGTGGATGAATAACAATAAGAAGCGTTGCCTCTTTTGAACTCCACAATCCGTCATTATTGGTAGCCTTAACCCTGAAAGTATATGTTCCGGCAGGTATATTTGTATATGTTGCTTTATGCTGATTGCCAACATAGTTCCATTCCTTGTCAAATCCATCAAGCATATAGGCATATTGATTTTTTTCAGGGCTGCAATAGCTTAGACTCGCAAAAGATATGCTGAACATGTGGTCCTTATACGACAAGTTTAATTTCTTTATACTGTTAAGCGACTCCGGCAACCTGTCATCACCTACATTAACAGGCTTGTTAAAGAGTTCTAATCCCGTGATATATACAGCTGGCGGAATATTGTTTGCCTTTATCTGGTATGGATAGAAACCAATAAAGCCACTTGTTGTTCCAAAATAGATGCATCCGTCTGATGTCTTTATACCCGCATTAGGTTGAAAAATTTCTGAATAAAGACCATCATAGCGATTAAACAACTGCAGACTCTCTCCTTTGGCATATCTGATGATACCATGGATGGTTGATATCCAAAGAATTCCCTGATCTTCAATAATACTTCCAACATCGGCTATATCGGCATCAAGAAGAATAGGTTTGAACGTGTCGGAATGTTGTTCATATTTGCAGATACCATTAGATGTAGCGATAAGAATCTGAGCGTTTTCGCCTATATGAATGCAGTTAATCTGATCTGAAGATATAGAGCCTTGCTTCTTGCTATGACGATATGTCTTAAATCTTTTTGTGACGACGTTGTATTTTATAAGTCCTCCACCTTGAGTGGCAAACCACATAAAGCCATTTTTGTCCTCTTTAATATCTATTGTTAGTCCTTCTGTGAGACATATTTTACGAAACGAATCAGTAGATGAATCATAGCAATTTATGCCTTCCATCGTGGCAGCCCATATATTTCCATTATGGTCTTTATAAATGGCGTAACTACTGCTGCCATAAAGTCCCTGTTGCTGTGTGTATTTCTTCATAGCACCAGTAGACTTATCCAAACGAATGACTCCATTTGTATATGTTCCTATCCATAAATATTTACCGTCATTGCACAACGCATGAACATTATACTTAGAAAGTGTGGCACTTCCCGGATAGGATATAAATTTATGACTAGAAACAGACATGCGATTAAGTCCGCCATCATCGCTGGCAATCCAAAGACTGCCGTTACTATCTTCACAAAAACGAGATATTACGTTTCCGCAGAAGCCGTTTACTTTGTCGTGACATGTATAATTAGAGAAACGTTCTCCAACAGGCGACAAATAATTTGCTCCACCATAAAATGTGCCAAACCATAATCCTCCTTCATTGTCACACATGATTGAATAAATAAACTTCTCACTTAGCGAGACTCTTCCTTCGGCATGTTCATTCACAACATGCCACTGCCCTGTCTGCGGATTAAAAGAAATCAAGCCATCATCGCAACCAATAAGCACCGTTTGGGATGACTGGGCGAAAAGCGTATGGATATGGTGTGCTGTTCCTGATAGTGAAGGACTCAATAATGTTTCAATACTTCCATCATCATTTATTCTGCAGAGCCCATTTTCCCATGTTCCCAACAGAATACTACCATCATAAGCTTTGGTTATTGCCAAAGATCCGTAATTACCACCATGGGTATTCAAAGGAATAAAACAGTTGGTGGCTTTGTTTAGTTTATAAATTGAATACTTACCCCAATTTGTTATGGCAAAAATTTGATTACGACTATCAACAAACACCTGTGATATATTGTCTTTATTCGCCGCAAAATGATATAAACGAGAATACCCTGTTTTAGGATTATATCTAACAACGCCTTGTCCCATTGTAGCCATCCATATATTACCATCTGCATCAGGAGAAAAATGATTTATCTGCTTTCGTATTACTCTTGCAAATGGTATAAACGTCTCCGACTTATAATCAAACAGATATGCGCCATGAG
Protein-coding sequences here:
- a CDS encoding hybrid sensor histidine kinase/response regulator transcription factor, which codes for MKRIMSFIFALLISLLSFGSTQQQDIRYHNISMQDGLRSNAVRNLVQDKFGFIWLGTDNGLCRYDGINVHYYTILQQGTDQFISALQNTDKGLLVGTAHGAYLFDYKSETFIPFARVIRKQINHFSPDADGNIWMATMGQGVVRYNPKTGYSRLYHFAANKDNISQVFVDSRNQIFAITNWGKYSIYKLNKATNCFIPLNTHGGNYGSLAITKAYDGSILLGTWENGLCRINDDGSIETLLSPSLSGTAHHIHTLFAQSSQTVLIGCDDGLISFNPQTGQWHVVNEHAEGRVSLSEKFIYSIMCDNEGGLWFGTFYGGANYLSPVGERFSNYTCHDKVNGFCGNVISRFCEDSNGSLWIASDDGGLNRMSVSSHKFISYPGSATLSKYNVHALCNDGKYLWIGTYTNGVIRLDKSTGAMKKYTQQQGLYGSSSYAIYKDHNGNIWAATMEGINCYDSSTDSFRKICLTEGLTIDIKEDKNGFMWFATQGGGLIKYNVVTKRFKTYRHSKKQGSISSDQINCIHIGENAQILIATSNGICKYEQHSDTFKPILLDADIADVGSIIEDQGILWISTIHGIIRYAKGESLQLFNRYDGLYSEIFQPNAGIKTSDGCIYFGTTSGFIGFYPYQIKANNIPPAVYITGLELFNKPVNVGDDRLPESLNSIKKLNLSYKDHMFSISFASLSYCSPEKNQYAYMLDGFDKEWNYVGNQHKATYTNIPAGTYTFRVKATNNDGLWSSKEATLLIVIHPPFWWTLPAKLIYIILILAAIYFSMQYKLKGAENKHKEEIRKLNIKQEEDTRKARLNFFTMIAHEIRTPVTLIIGPLESIKNELCEKHSAFSSQLSIIDRNAHRLLELVNQLLDFSKVQQQGLLVNYDSCNIAELLSSVAERFAPSFHQKGISFYATYPPKDFVAVIDREGITKVVSNLMSNALKYSRSLVKLDCSVNPIDNTFTIVVEDNGDGISKTDLKRIFNPFFQASDNKPGTGIGLSIVKQIVEQHHGTVNVVSEKGKGAKFIITLSDAINEKTDKQAVASESISQENTNADSYQSDELDNNTQSNISESVPTMLIVDDDPDMLTFISSNFAKSYTLFTAQNGVEALEILHKKTVSLIVSDWMMPEMDGAELCRRIRKDYTISHIPFIMLTAKTDNDSKAESMDCGADAYIEKPFSMKYLEACIRNMIEMRHLLMQKFSSLPSEPISRIANTTVDDEFLTHMNAIIEDNISNTELNVAFLASELGISRSGLFAKIKALADVTPNEMIQVIRLRRAAVLLQQNKYRINEVCYMVGFNSPSYFTKCFQKQFGTKPGEHLA